A stretch of the Candidatus Kapaibacterium sp. genome encodes the following:
- a CDS encoding cytochrome C oxidase Cbb3: MFRQIFQNIQGIELLPTFTLLFFFTFFVVVFIMAYKLDKKFINYMGLLPLDSDDTLNEKKSGDENVTN, from the coding sequence ATGTTCAGACAAATTTTTCAAAATATTCAAGGTATAGAACTACTTCCTACCTTTACTTTATTATTCTTTTTTACTTTTTTTGTAGTTGTTTTTATAATGGCTTACAAATTAGACAAAAAATTCATAAACTACATGGGCTTATTACCCCTTGATTCTGATGATACCTTAAATGAAAAAAAATCAGGAGATGAAAATGTCACAAACTGA
- the ccoN gene encoding cytochrome-c oxidase, cbb3-type subunit I — MSIDSTGSVNPKDLETFSYDNVIVRNFAWATIIWGIVGFLVGLIIAIQMFAPAYFPFLDLGISYISFGRLRPLHTNAVIFAFVGNAIFMGVYYSLPRLAKAPMWSILLSKLHFWGWQLIIVSAAITFPLGLTQGKEYAELIWPIDVAVAVVWVIFGINMLMTLVKRRERHMYVAIWFYIASWVTVAVLHIVNSLVIPYSILESYPIYTGVQDALVQWWYGHNAVAFFLTTPFLGLMYYFLPKAANRPVYSYRLSIIHFWSLIFLYIWAGPHHLLYSSTPDWVQSLGTVFSIMLIAPSWGGMINGLLTLRGAWDKVREDPVLKFMVVAITAYGMAVFEGPMLSIKSFNALSHFTDWTIAHVHVGALGWNGMLTFGILYWIIPKMWKTELHSKKLANLHFWIAFLGILIYAAPLYWAGITQGLMWKQFSPDGFLMYRNFLETVTHLVPMYAIRALGGSLFLAGSIVMLYNLIMTMKRGSFMATETFKAPAMASIHKEKVNHRWLEGKPMPFLIASLVVILVGGIFEIVPMQVIKSNVPTITSVKPYTPLELHGRDIYIREGCYLCHSQMIRPFRSETERYGEYSKAGEFVYDAPFQWGSKRTGPDLHRIGGKYPHAWHYQHMYDPQSIAPGSIMPRYPWLLENTLDTSLTSNKIRALMTLNFPYPPGYDNVAYIDVHTQALEIVEELKVTGIETTYDKEIIALIAYLQRLGTDIKGESKPIFNKP, encoded by the coding sequence ATGAGCATTGATTCTACCGGTTCAGTTAACCCCAAAGACCTCGAAACCTTCAGCTATGATAATGTGATTGTCCGAAATTTTGCTTGGGCAACTATTATCTGGGGCATCGTCGGTTTCCTTGTTGGCTTGATTATAGCAATTCAAATGTTTGCTCCGGCATATTTCCCATTCTTAGATTTGGGAATTTCCTATATTTCCTTTGGAAGACTTCGCCCTTTGCATACAAATGCAGTAATTTTTGCATTTGTCGGTAACGCAATTTTCATGGGTGTCTATTATTCATTACCTCGACTTGCCAAAGCTCCGATGTGGAGCATCTTGCTAAGCAAATTGCATTTTTGGGGTTGGCAATTGATAATTGTCTCTGCCGCAATTACATTTCCTTTGGGACTAACACAAGGCAAAGAATATGCCGAATTAATATGGCCCATAGATGTCGCTGTTGCTGTTGTTTGGGTAATTTTCGGTATCAATATGTTGATGACATTAGTCAAAAGGCGCGAACGCCACATGTATGTTGCAATCTGGTTTTATATTGCATCGTGGGTAACAGTTGCAGTTTTGCATATAGTCAATTCATTAGTTATTCCTTATTCAATACTCGAGAGCTATCCAATTTATACAGGAGTTCAAGACGCTTTGGTTCAGTGGTGGTATGGTCATAATGCTGTTGCATTTTTCTTGACAACTCCATTTTTGGGGCTTATGTATTATTTTCTTCCCAAAGCTGCTAACCGACCGGTATATTCATATAGACTTTCCATTATTCATTTCTGGTCTTTGATTTTCTTATATATTTGGGCAGGTCCTCACCATTTGCTTTATTCATCAACTCCGGATTGGGTTCAATCACTCGGTACAGTCTTTTCCATTATGCTTATCGCACCGTCATGGGGCGGGATGATTAATGGCTTGCTCACGCTCCGAGGAGCTTGGGACAAAGTACGCGAAGACCCTGTTCTAAAATTCATGGTAGTAGCAATCACAGCGTATGGTATGGCTGTATTCGAAGGTCCAATGCTTTCGATTAAAAGTTTCAATGCGCTTTCGCACTTTACTGATTGGACTATTGCTCACGTTCATGTCGGAGCTTTAGGGTGGAACGGTATGCTGACTTTCGGTATTTTGTATTGGATAATACCGAAGATGTGGAAAACCGAACTGCATTCAAAAAAACTTGCAAACTTGCACTTCTGGATTGCATTTCTGGGCATTTTGATATATGCTGCACCACTCTATTGGGCAGGTATCACACAAGGCTTGATGTGGAAACAATTCTCTCCTGACGGTTTTTTGATGTATCGCAACTTCCTCGAAACTGTGACTCATTTAGTTCCGATGTATGCTATAAGAGCATTAGGCGGCAGCTTATTCTTGGCAGGTTCAATTGTCATGTTGTATAATTTAATCATGACTATGAAACGCGGTTCTTTTATGGCTACGGAAACATTCAAGGCTCCTGCTATGGCATCTATTCATAAAGAAAAGGTAAACCACAGATGGTTGGAAGGCAAGCCAATGCCATTTTTGATTGCATCGCTTGTCGTAATTTTAGTAGGAGGGATATTTGAAATTGTACCAATGCAGGTTATCAAATCGAATGTTCCGACGATTACCAGCGTTAAACCATATACTCCTCTCGAATTGCACGGTCGGGATATTTACATCCGAGAAGGCTGTTATTTGTGCCATTCGCAAATGATTCGTCCATTCAGAAGCGAGACAGAACGTTACGGTGAGTATTCTAAAGCAGGTGAATTTGTTTACGATGCACCATTCCAATGGGGTTCGAAACGTACAGGACCTGACTTGCACAGAATTGGCGGCAAATACCCTCATGCTTGGCACTACCAGCATATGTATGACCCGCAATCAATTGCACCGGGCTCGATTATGCCGCGCTATCCGTGGTTACTCGAAAACACTTTAGATACGTCTCTTACATCAAATAAAATCAGAGCACTTATGACTCTCAACTTCCCGTATCCTCCGGGATATGATAATGTTGCATATATTGATGTCCATACACAAGCTCTCGAAATTGTTGAAGAGCTGAAAGTTACGGGAATCGAAACTACATACGATAAGGAAATCATTGCTCTGATTGCATATTTGCAAAGATTGGGCACTGATATCAAGGGCGAAAGTAAACCAATTTTCAACAAACCATAA
- the ccoS gene encoding cbb3-type cytochrome oxidase assembly protein CcoS, producing the protein MSVVIILMSASLFVAIIFLVSFLWAVKNEQFDDTYTPSLRILNDDNNNNVKLKDGVGE; encoded by the coding sequence ATGTCAGTTGTAATAATTTTGATGAGCGCTTCACTATTTGTTGCCATAATTTTTTTGGTATCCTTTCTATGGGCAGTCAAAAACGAACAATTTGATGACACTTACACTCCGTCGCTACGCATTTTAAATGATGACAACAATAATAATGTAAAATTAAAAGATGGAGTAGGTGAATGA
- a CDS encoding heavy metal translocating P-type ATPase metal-binding domain-containing protein, translated as MKPDELICFHCGDVCPDDTIRIDNKYFCCNGCKTVHILLSDNDLTKIYEEARIGSDSKSKFDKDEFSFLDDNSIVEKLLKYNIENRSKVIFYLPQIYCSACLYLIENIHLLENGVLESKVNFLRKEVSITFDNQKTSLRKIVELLTLLGYRPTLNLSDIEQPRKIAHNRSLYIKLGIAGFAFGNIMLMAIPEYLSGGTIQSDIRTYMGYISILLSIPVMYAASDYFKGAWHGLKMKTVNIDVPLSLGILVLFLRSVYDILFTTDSGFIDSLTGLVFFLLLGKLFQQKTYHNLSFNRDFKSYFPLSVIKSDKENDVPIPVNQIVPGDLLSIRHDELIPADSILESESALIDYSFVTGESSPITAMKSDKIYAGGKHKGSVIKIRVMKKFSSSYLTELWNSKLFEKQKESTISNLSNTAAKYFTAIVLLIAIATAIYWIPKDMTIAMNSITAVLIIACPCAIALSIPFSYGTTMRLLGKRKMFLKTDKIVEYMSSADVIVFDKTGTLTELNKSEISFNGSPLDKDKQIAIKSIVKNSTHPLSNMIYNHLNCGTVIVDDYDEVSGKGLMAFVGTNSILLGSKSWLIENNIKIDTESGGNSGEFNAESRVYVAFNGAFSGFFAINSSYRQGLKLLFDELLKKHEIYILSGDNDSERNYLQTLTSDKAKMQFNMLPADKLEYISKLQQSGKKVIMIGDGLNDAGALNQSDVGIAVSEQHSNFTPGSDAILIADELPKLTKLLALAKNGVTTVKLSYILSFVYHSIGFFFAVQGLLSPLIAAILMPVSSISVIALTVGSSYLKEFRLSRKT; from the coding sequence ATGAAGCCTGATGAATTGATTTGCTTTCATTGTGGGGACGTTTGTCCGGACGACACTATTAGAATCGACAATAAATACTTTTGCTGCAACGGTTGCAAAACTGTTCACATTCTGCTGTCCGACAATGATTTGACAAAAATTTACGAGGAAGCACGAATTGGTTCGGATTCAAAATCAAAATTTGATAAAGATGAGTTTTCATTCCTCGATGACAATTCAATTGTCGAAAAACTATTGAAATATAATATCGAAAATCGCTCCAAAGTAATTTTCTATCTGCCTCAAATCTATTGCAGTGCCTGTTTGTACCTGATTGAAAACATTCACCTTCTGGAAAATGGTGTGCTCGAATCGAAAGTGAATTTCTTGCGGAAAGAAGTCAGCATCACATTTGATAACCAAAAAACTTCACTTCGCAAGATTGTTGAATTGCTCACATTATTAGGCTATCGCCCAACTTTGAATCTATCGGATATCGAACAACCCCGAAAGATTGCTCACAACAGGTCATTATATATCAAATTGGGAATTGCGGGCTTTGCTTTTGGAAATATCATGTTGATGGCAATTCCGGAATATTTATCCGGTGGAACTATCCAAAGCGATATTCGCACATACATGGGCTACATCTCGATTTTGCTGAGTATTCCGGTTATGTATGCCGCCAGCGATTATTTCAAGGGCGCTTGGCACGGATTGAAGATGAAAACTGTAAATATTGATGTACCTTTGAGTTTGGGGATTTTGGTGCTATTTTTACGCAGTGTTTACGATATTTTGTTCACAACTGATTCGGGTTTCATTGATTCGCTCACAGGTTTAGTTTTTTTCCTCTTATTGGGGAAATTGTTCCAACAGAAAACTTATCACAATTTATCATTCAATCGCGATTTCAAATCCTATTTTCCTCTTTCGGTAATTAAATCCGATAAGGAAAATGATGTGCCAATACCCGTCAATCAAATCGTGCCGGGTGATTTGCTGTCTATAAGGCATGATGAGCTCATTCCTGCGGATTCAATTCTGGAAAGTGAATCAGCATTGATTGACTATAGTTTTGTCACAGGAGAATCATCACCGATTACTGCTATGAAAAGTGACAAGATTTACGCCGGCGGCAAACACAAGGGTAGCGTAATCAAAATCCGAGTGATGAAGAAGTTTTCGAGTAGCTATTTGACCGAACTTTGGAATTCCAAACTATTTGAAAAGCAGAAAGAATCAACAATTTCAAATTTGTCCAATACTGCTGCGAAATATTTTACTGCAATTGTACTATTGATTGCAATCGCTACCGCTATTTATTGGATTCCCAAGGATATGACTATCGCCATGAATTCGATTACCGCTGTATTAATCATTGCTTGCCCGTGTGCAATAGCACTTTCGATTCCCTTTTCATATGGCACTACCATGCGATTGCTCGGAAAGAGGAAAATGTTCTTAAAAACGGACAAAATTGTCGAATACATGAGTTCCGCTGATGTAATTGTATTTGATAAAACCGGAACACTGACTGAACTTAACAAGTCGGAAATCAGCTTCAACGGCTCACCACTTGATAAAGACAAGCAAATCGCAATAAAATCTATAGTCAAAAACTCAACTCACCCTTTGAGCAACATGATATACAATCATCTAAATTGCGGAACTGTCATAGTTGATGATTACGATGAAGTATCAGGCAAAGGGCTGATGGCATTTGTAGGAACTAATTCGATTTTGCTCGGCAGCAAATCCTGGCTAATTGAAAATAATATAAAAATTGATACTGAATCAGGCGGCAATTCGGGCGAGTTCAATGCCGAATCGCGTGTTTATGTAGCTTTTAATGGCGCATTCTCAGGATTTTTTGCCATAAATTCATCGTACAGACAGGGATTGAAGTTACTATTTGACGAACTTCTGAAAAAGCATGAAATTTATATTTTATCAGGCGATAATGATTCTGAGAGAAATTATCTGCAAACCCTGACTTCCGACAAAGCTAAAATGCAATTCAATATGCTGCCCGCAGATAAATTGGAATATATCTCTAAGCTTCAGCAATCCGGCAAAAAGGTGATTATGATTGGTGATGGTTTGAACGATGCCGGAGCTTTGAACCAAAGCGATGTCGGTATTGCAGTTTCGGAGCAACATTCAAACTTTACACCGGGCTCTGACGCTATTTTGATAGCTGATGAACTCCCCAAACTCACAAAATTATTAGCTCTCGCCAAAAATGGTGTCACCACTGTGAAGTTGAGCTATATTTTGTCCTTTGTTTATCATAGCATCGGCTTCTTTTTTGCTGTTCAAGGGCTTCTGTCGCCCCTGATAGCAGCTATTTTGATGCCCGTCAGTTCGATAAGTGTAATAGCATTGACTGTTGGGTCTTCTTATTTGAAGGAATTTAGATTATCTCGCAAGACTTAG
- the glmM gene encoding phosphoglucosamine mutase, with the protein MSFVRSISGIRATLGDDMTPEMVKQYVAAFAKATNSKKIAVGRDGRPSGDWIEKILSSTLSSIGVECDILGIVPTPTVQLMVEKFDYDAGIVITASHNPEQWNGLKFLNSSGVFLNEAENQKVWDIVDSGVVECDFENHAEIKFSEIEPIDFHIKSVTNSDFIAERLEIIKSRKFKVVVDAVNASGSVIIPKLLEYLGCEVIAINCEGNGEFPHVPEPLPQYLTELSSKVAEVGADVGFAVDPDADRLVLVDESGTCVSEEKTIALAIQSVMSSSIAEAKKIAVVNLSTSSYSEWAARQFGGIVARCPVGEINVVSKMKEIGAIIGGEGSGGVILPNCHYGRDSLVGICLILGLMAQSNRSLSELSNDFPNYEMNKLKFDFAGNFENLKSRIIQEISSENVNLEDGLRIDSDGFWIHIRKSNTEPIIRLIYEKLNNSNIDETIDKIKSIIADTK; encoded by the coding sequence ATGTCTTTTGTAAGGTCAATTTCAGGAATCCGAGCAACTTTGGGAGATGATATGACTCCCGAGATGGTCAAACAATATGTTGCGGCATTCGCCAAAGCAACAAATTCAAAAAAAATTGCGGTCGGCAGAGACGGCAGACCCTCAGGCGATTGGATAGAAAAAATCCTTTCTTCTACTCTTTCTTCAATCGGCGTAGAATGCGATATTCTGGGCATTGTCCCAACTCCGACAGTCCAATTAATGGTCGAAAAATTCGATTATGACGCAGGAATTGTTATCACAGCATCGCATAATCCCGAACAATGGAACGGATTGAAATTTTTGAATTCAAGCGGTGTTTTTTTAAATGAAGCTGAAAATCAAAAAGTATGGGATATAGTTGATTCGGGTGTGGTTGAATGTGATTTTGAAAATCATGCTGAAATAAAATTCTCCGAAATTGAACCGATTGACTTCCATATCAAATCAGTCACAAATAGCGATTTCATCGCTGAACGATTGGAAATTATCAAATCACGCAAATTTAAAGTGGTCGTTGACGCAGTAAACGCTTCTGGCAGTGTTATCATCCCGAAACTGTTGGAATATCTTGGCTGCGAAGTAATCGCTATCAATTGCGAAGGCAACGGAGAATTTCCTCATGTTCCGGAACCGCTGCCTCAATATTTGACTGAGCTTTCATCTAAAGTAGCCGAAGTGGGTGCTGATGTAGGTTTTGCTGTTGACCCCGATGCTGATAGATTAGTCCTTGTGGACGAAAGCGGCACCTGCGTAAGCGAGGAAAAGACAATTGCATTGGCGATTCAATCTGTGATGAGTAGCTCGATTGCCGAAGCGAAGAAAATTGCAGTTGTCAATCTTTCGACATCATCATATTCCGAATGGGCTGCACGTCAATTCGGGGGGATTGTTGCACGATGCCCCGTGGGTGAAATCAACGTCGTCAGTAAAATGAAAGAAATTGGTGCAATCATCGGTGGGGAAGGTAGTGGTGGTGTAATTTTGCCCAATTGCCATTACGGACGTGATTCCCTTGTTGGAATTTGCTTGATTTTGGGCTTAATGGCTCAATCAAATCGCTCGTTATCCGAATTGTCAAACGACTTCCCCAACTACGAAATGAACAAATTGAAATTTGATTTCGCTGGAAATTTTGAAAATTTGAAATCTCGAATAATTCAAGAAATTTCTTCTGAAAATGTCAATTTGGAAGATGGACTGAGAATTGATTCGGACGGCTTTTGGATTCATATCCGCAAGTCCAACACGGAGCCTATTATCCGGCTGATTTACGAAAAATTGAATAATTCAAATATTGATGAAACGATTGACAAAATCAAAAGCATCATTGCGGATACCAAATGA
- a CDS encoding DoxX family membrane protein, translating to MKKILESGIPTTIARIIVGYIFLSYGIGKIANPTLFVSEIANYDLVPNFSLNMIAMILPWVETICGVLLITGVKVKANSYITASMMFVFVFAVIAAMARGLDINCGCSSTNPQKVGFPKLIENLALLAISIFNIYFPKSRFSLDKFE from the coding sequence ATGAAAAAGATACTCGAATCAGGAATACCGACTACAATTGCAAGAATTATCGTAGGTTACATTTTTTTGTCATACGGAATCGGCAAGATTGCCAATCCTACGCTTTTTGTCTCCGAAATTGCGAATTATGATTTGGTTCCGAACTTTTCGCTGAACATGATTGCAATGATATTGCCTTGGGTCGAAACCATTTGCGGGGTACTGCTCATCACAGGTGTAAAAGTAAAAGCAAATTCATATATCACAGCATCAATGATGTTTGTATTTGTATTTGCCGTAATTGCGGCTATGGCGCGCGGACTTGACATCAATTGTGGGTGTTCGAGTACAAATCCGCAAAAAGTTGGATTTCCGAAGTTGATTGAAAATTTGGCTCTTTTAGCGATTTCAATTTTCAATATATATTTTCCAAAAAGCAGATTTTCATTAGATAAGTTTGAATAA
- a CDS encoding peptidylprolyl isomerase, with product MRLIVLNIVFLTLMMNVANAQPKAGESLDRIVAIVGDDVVMKSDIDGQIGALMQYDKNLDVNDKALRKQILDGLIDQFLMVYKAKQDSIVISDEEVTQRMEMHLQTEVRRFGSEQRVEQVYGMSIPRIKNEIKEKIRQSLLVQNLLSVKFSDVKVSQKEVQDFYANNSDSIPEMPAAYELYHIVKNVKSDDDTKKTSFEFAIKLRDSLLNGADFADFAKRYSGDPGTSQDGGELGWFERGKLFPEFEQAAFRLAVNEISLPIETPFGFHIIQTLDKRTDAVKTRHILLKFAQSSEDKQRAIDFLNDLKKKVESGSDFEELAKLHSDDKDSRGFGGFLGKLPYEDIPDKLRSIVTALPDGGLSEPMLYVSDPSKESYHIIYKKKFHVVHKANLKDDFNEIEQYAIESKKRKLYSEFLQNLRKDMHWEIVSDY from the coding sequence ATGAGATTAATTGTCCTAAACATTGTTTTTCTGACGTTGATGATGAATGTCGCTAACGCCCAACCCAAAGCAGGCGAAAGCCTTGACCGTATCGTCGCCATAGTTGGTGATGATGTTGTGATGAAATCCGACATTGACGGTCAGATTGGCGCTCTTATGCAGTATGACAAGAATCTTGACGTCAACGATAAAGCACTCAGAAAGCAAATTCTTGATGGGCTGATAGACCAATTCCTAATGGTTTATAAAGCCAAGCAAGATTCAATCGTTATTTCCGACGAGGAAGTTACGCAAAGGATGGAAATGCATCTCCAGACGGAAGTCCGAAGATTTGGCTCCGAGCAGCGTGTAGAGCAAGTTTATGGTATGTCTATACCCAGAATCAAAAATGAAATCAAAGAGAAGATTCGCCAAAGCTTGTTGGTACAAAATTTATTGTCTGTTAAGTTTAGCGACGTGAAAGTATCTCAAAAAGAAGTCCAAGATTTTTATGCCAATAATAGTGATTCAATCCCGGAAATGCCGGCTGCTTATGAATTATATCATATTGTAAAGAATGTCAAATCGGATGATGACACTAAGAAAACCTCATTTGAATTCGCAATCAAATTGCGTGATTCACTCTTGAATGGTGCAGATTTCGCAGATTTTGCTAAACGTTACAGCGGTGATCCGGGCACTTCCCAAGACGGTGGTGAGCTTGGTTGGTTCGAACGTGGCAAATTATTTCCTGAATTTGAACAGGCAGCTTTCAGATTAGCAGTCAATGAAATTTCTTTACCTATTGAGACTCCTTTTGGTTTTCACATTATCCAAACGCTTGATAAGCGTACCGATGCTGTAAAAACGCGCCATATCTTACTTAAATTTGCACAATCAAGCGAAGATAAGCAAAGAGCTATTGACTTTTTGAATGATTTGAAGAAAAAAGTCGAAAGCGGTTCCGATTTCGAAGAGTTAGCCAAATTACATTCAGATGACAAGGACAGTCGCGGTTTTGGTGGTTTTCTCGGCAAATTGCCTTATGAAGATATCCCCGATAAACTCCGTTCGATTGTAACTGCACTCCCTGACGGTGGTTTGAGCGAACCTATGCTATATGTATCAGACCCATCAAAAGAGTCGTATCACATAATTTACAAAAAGAAATTCCATGTGGTTCACAAAGCAAATTTGAAAGATGATTTTAACGAAATCGAACAATATGCTATTGAAAGCAAAAAGCGAAAATTATATTCTGAATTCCTCCAAAATCTACGCAAAGATATGCACTGGGAAATAGTCAGCGATTATTAG
- a CDS encoding peptidylprolyl isomerase yields MKFTFLLTTVFFLTFQAILSSPNEAYLKSRIVAEVGKEKLSAFDIDKAYRKSINRSDKPIFDSGRDSVMDFLNLYTGFRLKVNDAYSRGFDKDSSVVADINQNRKILAESFYYDQMLINPAIDRFLEMRKKEYQVGIILIRHIPEDDTQTLTPERKVEIVTQKLRAGESFEELAKTYSDDKRTGNLGGLIQNYVTSGKVQRPIENAIYKTGKGQVYPEPVVTDFGYFFIKVFDVADRIITKPRHLLITVNDNRTDEEARKKADSLYKLLQKGADFDKLVLENSDDIASAEKGGDLGGYYSRSTGLQESELPLVAEFENAVYKMKKGEISEPVKTAFGYHIIYLEDAIEPIFEAEIDGLKNLYKTLYYTPDKNDLMDSLKLAYGYKLYDDVLIEMLNYLDTNKTNMEREWDKNIPQNIQKKTLYEILKKKTTVADFIYILNNDGSMRGAALNEAGIRKAIVYKADNAAFDEATKNLEKDYPEFASLMKEFRDGIMLFKVEAIEVWDKLNSEDLALARAYYDSTKTNYFTDLSYDISEIYVMKEDDANAIYQRAKSGEDFGQIASVETQRAGYRERNGNWGIVTTANNLFAQKANELNVQSGGLIPPFQNERGYSIVKVNEVFLPRQMTFEEAKSRFAPRIQEIRQKNLNSEWLAKLSKKFNVKIHDKVIEEVINQYKSGK; encoded by the coding sequence ATGAAATTTACTTTTTTACTGACAACAGTTTTTTTTCTAACATTTCAAGCCATTCTATCATCTCCGAATGAAGCATATTTAAAAAGCCGAATAGTTGCCGAAGTAGGCAAAGAAAAGCTCAGTGCCTTCGATATAGACAAAGCATACCGCAAAAGCATTAACCGTAGCGATAAACCGATTTTCGATTCCGGTCGTGATAGTGTTATGGATTTCCTGAATTTATACACCGGTTTCAGACTCAAAGTAAACGATGCATACAGTCGTGGCTTCGACAAAGATTCTTCAGTTGTGGCAGACATCAACCAAAACCGCAAAATATTAGCTGAATCATTCTATTATGACCAAATGCTTATCAATCCTGCCATAGACCGATTTCTTGAAATGAGAAAAAAGGAATATCAAGTGGGAATTATTCTTATCAGACATATCCCCGAGGATGACACCCAAACTCTAACTCCAGAGAGAAAAGTGGAAATAGTAACCCAAAAACTAAGAGCCGGAGAAAGTTTTGAAGAATTAGCCAAAACTTATTCAGACGATAAAAGAACTGGTAACTTAGGCGGATTAATCCAAAATTATGTCACTTCGGGCAAGGTTCAACGTCCAATCGAAAATGCAATTTACAAAACCGGCAAAGGTCAGGTATATCCCGAACCTGTTGTAACAGATTTCGGTTATTTCTTTATAAAAGTTTTCGATGTTGCTGATAGAATCATCACCAAACCACGTCATCTTTTAATTACAGTCAATGATAATCGAACTGATGAAGAAGCTCGCAAAAAAGCAGACAGCCTTTATAAATTGCTTCAAAAAGGTGCCGATTTCGACAAATTGGTTTTAGAAAATTCTGATGATATTGCTTCTGCCGAAAAAGGCGGTGATTTGGGTGGTTACTATTCACGTTCTACAGGATTGCAAGAAAGTGAATTGCCATTAGTTGCCGAATTCGAGAATGCAGTTTACAAAATGAAAAAAGGCGAAATTTCAGAACCTGTCAAAACTGCTTTCGGTTATCATATTATTTATCTTGAAGATGCAATAGAGCCAATATTTGAAGCCGAAATTGACGGTTTGAAAAATTTGTACAAAACTTTGTACTACACACCCGATAAAAATGATTTGATGGATTCACTCAAATTAGCTTATGGTTATAAGTTATATGATGACGTTCTAATTGAAATGCTCAATTATCTTGATACAAACAAGACCAATATGGAACGTGAATGGGACAAGAATATACCGCAAAATATTCAAAAAAAGACTTTATATGAGATTTTGAAAAAGAAGACAACGGTTGCTGATTTTATTTATATATTGAACAATGACGGTTCGATGCGTGGCGCTGCACTAAATGAAGCCGGAATCAGGAAAGCGATAGTCTATAAAGCCGACAATGCTGCATTTGACGAAGCTACCAAAAATCTTGAGAAAGATTACCCCGAATTTGCTTCACTGATGAAAGAATTTCGTGATGGAATTATGCTTTTTAAAGTTGAAGCTATTGAAGTTTGGGATAAATTAAACAGCGAAGATTTGGCATTAGCACGTGCTTATTATGATTCGACAAAAACCAATTATTTCACAGACCTTTCCTACGACATATCTGAAATTTACGTGATGAAAGAAGATGATGCTAATGCTATTTATCAAAGGGCTAAAAGCGGGGAAGATTTCGGGCAAATTGCAAGTGTCGAAACCCAAAGAGCCGGTTATAGAGAAAGAAATGGAAATTGGGGAATAGTGACAACCGCTAACAATCTATTTGCTCAAAAAGCAAATGAGTTGAACGTTCAATCAGGTGGTTTAATTCCACCATTCCAGAATGAACGCGGTTATTCGATAGTGAAAGTTAATGAAGTATTTCTGCCACGTCAAATGACATTCGAAGAAGCCAAAAGCAGATTCGCTCCAAGAATTCAAGAGATTCGCCAAAAAAATCTGAACTCTGAATGGTTAGCAAAGCTTAGTAAGAAATTCAACGTAAAAATTCACGACAAAGTAATTGAAGAAGTAATAAACCAATATAAAAGCGGAAAATGA